From Chryseobacterium sp. H1D6B, a single genomic window includes:
- a CDS encoding D-2-hydroxyacid dehydrogenase: MKVLANDGISNAGEQALREAGIELLDNRVAQDHVINFINDNNVDVLLVRSATKVRQDLIDACPGLKVIGRGGIGMDNIDVEYAKSKGIKVINTPDASSKSVAELVFGHFFSLARFLHESNRLMPLEGETHFNAMKKSFSNAYELSGKTLGVIGFGSIGQEVVKIGIALGMKIKVLTRKPKTKTVALDFFDGQSLQFEITSTNDTDAFLKDTDFISINTPKTNDYIIDTKQFQKMKDGVYIVNTARGGVINEVTLLDFIESGKVAGAALDVFENEPNPELPLLMNPALSLSPHVGGNTIDAQEKIGVELAEQIIKLKKETIN, encoded by the coding sequence ATGAAAGTTTTAGCTAACGACGGAATTTCCAACGCAGGAGAGCAGGCATTAAGAGAAGCAGGGATTGAACTGTTAGACAACAGAGTTGCTCAGGATCATGTGATTAATTTTATTAATGACAACAATGTAGACGTCCTTTTGGTAAGAAGCGCCACTAAAGTAAGACAGGATCTTATAGACGCTTGTCCAGGCCTTAAGGTGATAGGAAGAGGAGGAATAGGAATGGATAATATCGATGTAGAGTATGCTAAAAGCAAAGGCATCAAAGTGATCAACACTCCGGATGCTTCTTCAAAATCTGTAGCAGAGCTGGTTTTCGGCCACTTCTTTTCTCTTGCAAGATTTCTTCATGAATCCAACAGACTAATGCCTTTGGAAGGGGAAACCCATTTCAATGCAATGAAAAAATCATTCAGTAATGCGTATGAACTTTCAGGAAAAACATTAGGCGTGATCGGTTTTGGAAGTATCGGCCAAGAAGTTGTAAAAATAGGAATTGCACTGGGAATGAAAATAAAAGTTCTTACCAGAAAACCTAAAACGAAAACGGTAGCACTGGATTTTTTTGACGGACAGTCATTACAATTTGAGATCACATCTACGAATGATACGGATGCTTTTCTTAAAGATACAGATTTTATAAGTATCAATACTCCTAAAACGAATGATTATATTATAGATACCAAGCAGTTTCAAAAAATGAAAGACGGTGTTTATATTGTAAATACAGCAAGAGGCGGTGTCATTAACGAAGTTACCTTACTAGATTTTATTGAATCTGGAAAAGTAGCGGGTGCGGCTTTAGACGTTTTTGAAAACGAACCTAATCCAGAACTGCCGTTATTGATGAACCCTGCACTTTCTCTTTCCCCTCATGTAGGAGGAAATACGATTGATGCGCAGGAAAAAATCGGCGTTGAACTTGCAGAACAAATCATTAAGCTAAAAAAAGAAACTATAAATTAA
- a CDS encoding peroxiredoxin — protein MSLVGKKFPNLTIDAMSEMGDDLRINILEETTKNQQKVILFWYPKDFTFVCPTELHAFQDALGEFEKRNTKVIGASCDTNEVHFAWLNTAKDNGGIEGVTYPLLADTHRQLANILGIVDQDFEYDEEGNESFTGSNVTYRATYLIDETGKIFHESVNDMPLGRNVKEYLRLIDAYTHVQKHGEVCPANWEEGKDAMKADRNSTAEYLAKN, from the coding sequence ATGTCTTTAGTAGGAAAAAAATTCCCGAATTTAACAATCGATGCAATGTCTGAAATGGGTGACGATCTTAGAATCAACATCCTTGAAGAAACAACAAAAAATCAACAAAAAGTTATTTTGTTCTGGTATCCAAAAGATTTTACTTTTGTTTGTCCTACGGAACTTCACGCTTTCCAGGATGCTTTAGGTGAGTTCGAAAAAAGAAACACTAAAGTAATCGGTGCTTCTTGTGACACTAATGAAGTACACTTTGCATGGTTAAACACAGCAAAGGATAACGGAGGTATTGAAGGAGTAACATATCCGCTTTTAGCTGATACACACAGACAATTAGCGAATATCTTAGGAATTGTAGACCAAGATTTCGAATACGATGAAGAAGGAAATGAAAGTTTCACAGGCTCAAACGTAACTTACAGAGCAACTTATCTAATTGATGAGACAGGGAAAATTTTCCACGAATCTGTAAACGATATGCCTCTTGGAAGAAACGTGAAAGAATATTTAAGATTAATTGATGCTTATACTCACGTTCAGAAACACGGAGAAGTTTGTCCTGCAAACTGGGAAGAAGGAAAAGATGCTATGAAAGCTGACAGAAATTCAACCGCTGAATACTTAGCTAAAAACTAA
- the rsmG gene encoding 16S rRNA (guanine(527)-N(7))-methyltransferase RsmG: protein MSIPLLLKYFPDLTENQIEQFTQLENLYNEWNEKINVISRKDMESLYEKHILHSLGIAKVMEFAPGTKVLDIGTGGGFPGIPLAILFPEVKFTLVDSIGKKISVVNAVAEGVGLKNVTGIHGRAEKVKEKFHFVVSRAVTQMPEFLMWLRGKFEKEQLNPKHNGVLYLKGGDLAEELAGIRCEIYNLKNYFDEEFFDTKKVVYVSKGNFNS, encoded by the coding sequence ATGTCTATACCGTTACTATTAAAATACTTTCCGGATCTTACAGAAAACCAAATAGAGCAGTTTACCCAGCTGGAAAACCTTTACAATGAGTGGAATGAAAAAATAAATGTAATTTCAAGAAAAGATATGGAGTCTTTGTATGAAAAGCATATTCTTCATTCTTTAGGAATAGCAAAAGTGATGGAGTTTGCCCCTGGAACCAAAGTTTTGGATATTGGGACGGGAGGAGGCTTTCCTGGAATTCCGCTGGCTATTTTATTTCCTGAAGTGAAGTTTACTTTAGTAGATTCTATCGGAAAAAAAATAAGTGTAGTAAACGCTGTAGCAGAAGGAGTAGGGTTAAAAAATGTAACCGGTATCCATGGAAGAGCTGAAAAAGTAAAAGAAAAATTTCATTTCGTAGTAAGCAGAGCCGTAACGCAGATGCCTGAATTTCTAATGTGGCTGAGAGGAAAATTTGAAAAAGAACAGCTTAATCCCAAGCATAATGGAGTTTTATATTTAAAAGGCGGAGATCTTGCTGAAGAACTGGCCGGAATCAGATGTGAAATTTATAATCTTAAAAACTATTTTGATGAAGAGTTTTTTGATACTAAAAAAGTAGTTTACGTATCAAAAGGTAATTTTAATTCTTAA
- a CDS encoding acyl-CoA reductase, protein MNIENQVLGLTELSNYIKAFLAKKPENFNENDSDFELLLKKSEMENPWFTIDNQKFALNQWADLLTGENIRKWLAGYTISKTQKRVGLILAGNIPLVGFHDVISVVLSNHIPVIKLSSKDKYMVPFLLKKWKEFSGENIEYEFVERLNNFDAVIATGSNNTARYLEYYFKNHLNIIRKNRTSVAVLKGDETPEELKLLANDIFQYFGLGCRNVTRIFIPEEYVIDRLFESFVGFHDIINHNKYANNYEYNRAVYLLNQDKFWDNNFVMMKEDDKLFSPLSVINFSRYSSLDEVKNFLSENEESIQCIAAKEELGLNSIAFGEAQNPSLDTYADNVDTMKFLEVI, encoded by the coding sequence ATGAATATCGAAAATCAAGTTTTAGGACTTACTGAATTAAGTAACTATATAAAAGCGTTTTTAGCAAAAAAACCAGAAAATTTCAATGAAAATGATTCTGATTTTGAATTATTGTTAAAAAAATCAGAAATGGAAAACCCCTGGTTTACTATTGATAATCAGAAATTTGCTTTGAATCAGTGGGCGGATTTACTGACCGGCGAAAATATAAGAAAATGGCTTGCCGGCTATACCATTTCAAAAACTCAGAAAAGAGTAGGGCTTATTCTGGCCGGAAACATTCCTTTAGTGGGATTTCATGATGTGATTTCTGTTGTGTTGAGCAATCATATTCCAGTGATCAAACTATCATCAAAGGATAAATATATGGTTCCGTTTTTATTGAAAAAATGGAAAGAATTTTCTGGAGAAAATATTGAATATGAGTTTGTTGAAAGATTAAATAATTTTGATGCAGTGATTGCAACCGGAAGTAATAATACAGCAAGGTATCTTGAATATTATTTTAAAAATCATTTAAATATTATCCGTAAAAACAGAACTTCTGTTGCTGTTTTAAAAGGCGATGAGACGCCGGAAGAATTAAAACTTTTAGCGAATGATATTTTCCAGTATTTTGGATTAGGCTGTAGAAATGTAACAAGAATTTTCATTCCTGAAGAGTATGTAATTGACAGGTTATTTGAAAGTTTTGTAGGTTTTCACGATATTATTAATCATAATAAATATGCCAATAATTATGAATACAACAGGGCGGTTTATCTTCTAAATCAAGATAAATTCTGGGATAATAATTTTGTAATGATGAAAGAGGATGACAAGCTTTTCAGTCCGCTTTCTGTGATCAATTTCAGCCGTTATTCTTCGCTGGATGAAGTGAAAAACTTTCTTTCGGAAAACGAAGAAAGTATTCAGTGTATTGCAGCTAAAGAAGAATTAGGATTGAATTCCATTGCCTTTGGGGAAGCTCAAAATCCAAGTTTAGATACCTACGCTGATAATGTGGATACGATGAAGTTTTTAGAAGTAATTTAA
- the serC gene encoding 3-phosphoserine/phosphohydroxythreonine transaminase produces MSKKHNFSAGPCILPQEVFQKSAEAILDFNGIGLSILEISHRSKDFVAVMDEARAIVKRLMNLGDDYEVLYLGGGASLQFAMVPYNLMKTGGKAAYLDTGTWAAGAIKEAKKVGTVDVVGSSKEENYSFIPKDYTVSSEYDYFHCTSNNTIYGTQMKSFPEVDTLMVCDMSSDIFSRQLDFSKFDLIYAGAQKNMGPAGVTLVVVKKDILGKTGRENMPSYFDYEQHISKESMYNTPPVFPVYASLLTLQHLEKNGGIAAAEQRNEAKAKLLYDEIDSNPLFETFCVKEDRSLMNVSFKLIDDSKKEAFDNAWKAAGINGLNGHRSLGGYRASLYNALPIESVQVLVDVMKSIK; encoded by the coding sequence ATGAGCAAAAAGCACAATTTTAGCGCAGGACCATGCATCTTACCACAAGAAGTATTTCAAAAATCAGCAGAAGCTATTTTAGATTTCAACGGCATCGGTTTATCTATTCTTGAGATTTCTCACAGAAGTAAGGATTTTGTAGCCGTAATGGATGAAGCTCGTGCGATTGTGAAAAGGCTGATGAATCTTGGAGATGATTATGAAGTATTGTATTTAGGAGGCGGTGCAAGTTTACAGTTTGCAATGGTTCCTTACAACTTGATGAAAACAGGCGGTAAAGCAGCTTATCTTGATACAGGAACTTGGGCGGCAGGAGCGATAAAAGAGGCTAAAAAAGTAGGAACTGTAGATGTTGTAGGCTCTTCAAAAGAAGAAAACTACTCTTTTATTCCTAAAGATTATACAGTATCATCAGAATATGATTATTTCCACTGTACTTCTAATAATACGATTTACGGAACTCAGATGAAGTCTTTCCCCGAGGTGGATACTTTAATGGTCTGCGATATGAGTTCTGATATTTTCTCAAGACAATTAGATTTCTCAAAATTTGACCTGATCTACGCAGGAGCTCAGAAAAACATGGGACCTGCAGGCGTTACGCTTGTTGTTGTAAAAAAAGATATTTTAGGAAAAACAGGAAGAGAAAACATGCCTTCTTATTTTGACTATGAACAGCATATCAGCAAAGAATCAATGTACAATACCCCTCCTGTTTTCCCTGTATATGCATCACTGCTTACATTACAGCATCTTGAAAAAAATGGAGGAATTGCAGCTGCTGAACAAAGAAATGAAGCAAAAGCCAAACTTTTATATGACGAAATAGACAGCAATCCATTATTTGAAACGTTCTGCGTAAAAGAAGACCGTTCTTTAATGAATGTTTCTTTCAAGTTGATAGACGACAGCAAAAAAGAAGCATTTGACAACGCTTGGAAAGCGGCCGGCATCAACGGATTGAACGGACACAGAAGCTTAGGCGGGTACAGAGCAAGTTTATACAATGCACTGCCTATTGAGAGCGTTCAGGTGTTGGTAGATGTAATGAAGTCGATAAAATAG
- a CDS encoding 4Fe-4S dicluster domain-containing protein, giving the protein MAIKITDECINCGACEPECPNNAIYEGAVDWKASEGTELKGTITLPSGLTVDADSPQEPVSDDVYFIVTDKCTECKGFHEEPQCAAVCPVDCCVPDEDHVESEEALLNKKAFLHGE; this is encoded by the coding sequence ATGGCTATTAAAATAACTGATGAATGCATTAATTGCGGTGCCTGTGAACCAGAGTGCCCAAATAATGCAATATATGAAGGAGCGGTAGACTGGAAAGCTTCTGAAGGTACTGAACTTAAAGGAACTATAACATTACCATCAGGGTTAACAGTGGATGCAGATTCACCTCAGGAGCCGGTAAGCGATGATGTATATTTCATCGTTACAGATAAATGTACAGAATGTAAAGGATTCCACGAAGAACCGCAGTGTGCGGCCGTATGTCCGGTAGACTGCTGTGTTCCAGATGAGGATCATGTAGAATCTGAGGAAGCCCTGCTTAATAAAAAAGCATTTTTACACGGTGAATAA
- a CDS encoding thioredoxin family protein, with translation MYTELTEDTLQNIVNDNEKVVVQYGATWCGNCRIMKPKFKKLASENEDIPFLYVDAEKLPESRKLAKVDNLPTFAIFKNGELVNQVQSNQAESLTNLFNELN, from the coding sequence ATGTATACAGAATTAACAGAAGATACGTTACAAAATATAGTCAACGATAACGAAAAAGTAGTTGTACAATACGGAGCAACATGGTGCGGAAACTGCAGAATCATGAAGCCTAAATTCAAGAAATTAGCTTCTGAAAATGAAGATATTCCATTTTTATATGTAGATGCTGAAAAGCTTCCGGAAAGCAGAAAATTAGCTAAAGTGGACAACTTACCTACTTTTGCCATTTTCAAAAACGGCGAATTGGTGAATCAGGTTCAAAGCAACCAGGCTGAAAGTTTAACTAATCTTTTTAATGAATTAAACTAA
- a CDS encoding pyridoxal phosphate-dependent aminotransferase has translation MDKLSDRVKRLGFSQTFVMSNKVREMKANGIDVISLTLGEPDFDVPDNIKQAAFDAINQNYSHYSPVPGFLELREAVAYKLKRDNQLEYKPTQICVSNGAKQAILNVLAAVINDGDEVLLPAPYWVSYDEMVKLMGGNSVILPTSYVTDFKITAEQLDEAINEKTKAILFSSPCNPSGGYYTYDELKSLAKVIAKYPHVTVISDEIYEYINYETKTTSIAQFPEVYEQTAVINGMSKAFAMTGWRIGYSACPEWLAKACEKIQGQMTSGANTMAQRASITALKTDPSEYKYMIDAFKKRRDLVYGLMKEIPGFKVLLPKAAFYFFPDISYYIGKTLNGVEIKDSDDFAMFLLEHAQVGCVGGLSFGSPECIRFSYAASEEDLKEAMKRIKELLEKSN, from the coding sequence ATGGACAAACTTTCAGATAGAGTAAAAAGACTAGGCTTCTCACAAACTTTTGTAATGTCTAACAAGGTTAGAGAAATGAAAGCCAATGGAATAGACGTTATCAGCTTAACTCTCGGCGAACCCGATTTCGATGTTCCAGATAATATAAAACAAGCCGCTTTTGATGCCATCAATCAAAATTACAGCCACTACTCTCCTGTTCCGGGATTTTTAGAACTGCGTGAAGCGGTTGCTTACAAATTAAAAAGAGATAACCAACTAGAATACAAGCCGACTCAAATCTGTGTTTCCAACGGCGCTAAACAGGCTATTTTAAATGTTTTAGCAGCGGTTATCAACGACGGCGACGAAGTACTTCTTCCTGCTCCTTACTGGGTAAGTTACGATGAAATGGTGAAATTGATGGGCGGAAACTCTGTAATACTTCCCACTTCATATGTTACTGATTTCAAAATCACCGCGGAACAGCTTGATGAAGCGATCAATGAAAAAACCAAAGCCATCCTTTTCAGCTCGCCATGTAATCCTTCAGGAGGATATTATACATATGACGAACTGAAATCTTTAGCTAAAGTTATTGCTAAATATCCGCATGTTACTGTAATTTCTGATGAGATCTATGAATACATTAATTACGAAACTAAAACCACTTCTATCGCTCAATTTCCTGAGGTTTACGAACAGACCGCTGTGATCAACGGAATGTCTAAAGCTTTTGCAATGACCGGGTGGAGAATCGGATATTCCGCATGTCCGGAATGGCTGGCCAAAGCCTGCGAAAAAATTCAGGGACAGATGACAAGCGGCGCAAATACAATGGCTCAGAGAGCCTCAATTACTGCTTTAAAAACAGATCCTTCTGAATATAAATACATGATCGATGCTTTCAAAAAAAGAAGAGATCTGGTGTATGGATTAATGAAAGAGATTCCTGGGTTTAAAGTACTGCTTCCCAAAGCTGCCTTCTATTTTTTCCCAGATATTTCATACTACATCGGAAAAACTTTGAACGGGGTAGAAATTAAAGATTCCGATGATTTTGCAATGTTCTTATTGGAACACGCTCAGGTAGGATGTGTAGGAGGTTTGTCATTCGGAAGCCCTGAATGTATCAGATTTTCATACGCAGCATCTGAAGAGGATTTAAAAGAAGCCATGAAAAGGATCAAAGAATTACTAGAAAAATCTAATTAA
- a CDS encoding Bax inhibitor-1 family protein — protein sequence MMTDILVANSTDVEKASFYKKTYLHVAFSILAFIGVEAVLLKIVPANLIMAMFAQRYIWLLIIGVFWLASFLASKWSLSQSRSTQYFGLGFYILLEAAIFLPLIYIAIVYSGPQVIYQAAMLTIAMFAGISAIAFTSKRDFSFLRNIIVIGGFVAIGLIAAGMIFGFNLGLWFSVGMVILASATILYQTSKLKDSYGTNQYVGAALQLFASIMLLFWYLLSILMSRRS from the coding sequence ATGATGACAGATATTTTGGTTGCGAATTCTACAGACGTAGAAAAAGCAAGTTTTTACAAAAAGACCTATTTGCATGTCGCTTTTTCGATTCTTGCATTTATAGGAGTTGAAGCAGTATTGTTAAAAATAGTGCCTGCTAACCTGATAATGGCTATGTTTGCGCAGAGGTATATCTGGCTGCTGATCATCGGTGTCTTTTGGCTGGCTTCATTTTTGGCCTCTAAATGGTCTTTATCACAGAGCAGATCAACGCAGTATTTCGGGCTTGGATTTTATATTCTGCTTGAAGCTGCTATTTTTCTTCCTTTAATTTATATTGCTATTGTTTATTCGGGGCCTCAGGTTATTTATCAGGCTGCGATGCTTACGATCGCCATGTTTGCAGGAATTTCTGCAATAGCATTCACTTCGAAAAGAGATTTTTCCTTTTTAAGAAATATTATTGTGATCGGAGGATTTGTTGCTATTGGATTAATTGCAGCAGGAATGATTTTCGGATTTAATTTAGGACTTTGGTTCTCTGTAGGAATGGTAATTTTAGCTTCGGCAACAATTTTATATCAGACAAGCAAGCTTAAGGATTCATACGGTACAAACCAATATGTGGGAGCGGCTCTCCAGCTTTTTGCTTCTATTATGCTGTTGTTCTGGTATCTTTTAAGTATTTTAATGAGCAGAAGAAGCTGA
- a CDS encoding peptidylprolyl isomerase yields MNKIFLILSMLSAPLFFSQEKAELKIENNKNIEKPLNLTTKQIKLYNGRFLEFINALKSSDHAVMEGLLADNAKKVVTDDVYKKLAADINTGKKFEIIKTGYKPLMNGSNYPMIQYKYADDKSSVPNEVITAVFENDGKILGIKPFKKMK; encoded by the coding sequence ATGAATAAAATATTTTTAATACTTTCAATGTTGTCTGCACCGCTTTTTTTCTCACAGGAAAAGGCTGAGCTGAAAATTGAAAATAACAAAAACATAGAAAAACCTTTAAATTTAACTACAAAACAGATTAAATTATACAACGGAAGATTTTTAGAGTTTATCAATGCTTTAAAATCCTCAGACCATGCGGTTATGGAGGGGCTTCTCGCTGATAATGCTAAAAAAGTGGTTACCGATGATGTTTATAAAAAACTGGCTGCAGATATTAATACCGGCAAGAAATTTGAGATCATTAAAACCGGCTATAAACCTTTGATGAACGGAAGTAATTATCCCATGATTCAGTATAAATATGCCGATGATAAGTCTTCTGTACCGAATGAAGTTATTACGGCAGTGTTTGAAAACGACGGAAAAATTCTAGGAATTAAACCGTTCAAAAAAATGAAATAA
- a CDS encoding M16 family metallopeptidase — translation MNLLKKLTIATSIAAFSFSGYAYGQDFQWKETTSNGYTYKSVTNDPTAARYYKLKNGLTVILSPTNKDPRIQAYIATKAGSKTDPADHTGLAHYLEHMLFKGTDQFGSKDWSKEKPLLDQIDALYEKYNSTKDEAKRKEIYKEIDRVSGEAAKFAIANEYDKMMAGMGADGTNAFTSFEQTVYTEDVPANVVDKFLAVQSERFRQPVLRLFHTELEAVYEEKNRTLDDDGDKVYDTMFASLFPNNNYGKQTTIGTIEHLKNPSLKAIREYFNTYYVPNNMGIIMSGDFDPDVMIAKIDKAFSYMQPKPIPEYVVGQEKAIASPVVKEVYGPNPESLMMGFRFPGATTKDARMLNLVGNMLTNGQAGLIDLDLVKKQKLLGAYAFPYVLKDYSVLLLQGKPTEGQSLDEVKNLLLQEIDKLRKGEFSDDLIQSIVNNEKKNIIQKDEKYSSRASILMDEFTSDIDHKAALEYVEEISKLTKKDIMDFASKYLQANNYVAVYKRKGEDKSIVKVDKPTITPVSVNREDQSPFLKKIDEMPENAIAPVWLNFDKDIAKNKLGGVDVLSVKNTDNELFRLYYYFDSGKWNNKMLPLAAEYLQYLGTKDKSSEAISKEFYKLASSFNVSAGNEETYVSLEGLNENFDKTASLFEDLIKNCQADQTALDAYKIRLKKARANAKQNKGTIMSGLRSYAQYGAQNPFNNVLTDAELDALKAEDLIKVLHDLFNYKHKVLYYGPKSGNEVTSTLTPIHKLAASLKEMPKSKTFAQIPTDKNKVLFAHYDMVQAEVFWVRNSDQYNASITPTSSLFNNYFGGGMGSIVFQTIRESKALAYSTYAYFSLPSKKEAKDMVMAYVGTQADKFNESTTAMNELLTALPKSDQLFETAKSGLKKTIASERITQDGIIFTYLRAQKLGNNSDIRKNVYEQAPKLAFTDINSFHDKEMKDKNYTYCVVASQDKVNEADMKKLGEVQKLNLTEIFGY, via the coding sequence ATGAATTTATTAAAAAAACTTACCATTGCTACAAGTATTGCTGCATTCAGTTTCAGCGGTTATGCTTATGGGCAGGATTTCCAATGGAAGGAAACAACTTCTAACGGATACACTTACAAGTCGGTAACCAACGACCCCACGGCAGCAAGATACTATAAATTAAAAAATGGGCTGACAGTCATTTTAAGCCCCACCAATAAAGATCCAAGAATCCAAGCCTATATTGCAACCAAAGCAGGAAGCAAGACAGACCCGGCAGACCATACAGGGTTAGCCCATTATCTGGAACATATGCTTTTTAAAGGAACTGATCAATTCGGTTCTAAAGACTGGTCTAAAGAAAAACCTCTACTGGACCAGATTGATGCTCTTTACGAAAAGTATAACAGCACCAAAGATGAAGCTAAAAGAAAAGAGATCTATAAAGAAATAGACAGAGTTTCCGGAGAAGCCGCTAAGTTTGCTATCGCTAATGAATACGATAAAATGATGGCAGGGATGGGAGCAGACGGAACTAATGCTTTCACCTCTTTTGAACAAACTGTATATACTGAGGATGTTCCCGCAAATGTTGTTGACAAATTTCTGGCAGTACAGTCAGAAAGATTCAGACAGCCTGTTTTAAGACTTTTCCACACTGAACTGGAAGCTGTTTACGAAGAAAAAAACAGAACTCTTGATGATGACGGTGATAAAGTATATGATACGATGTTTGCCAGCCTTTTCCCAAATAACAACTACGGAAAACAGACTACCATCGGTACTATCGAGCACTTGAAAAACCCGTCTCTAAAAGCAATCAGAGAATATTTCAATACCTATTACGTGCCTAACAATATGGGGATTATCATGTCCGGCGATTTTGATCCAGATGTAATGATTGCAAAAATTGACAAGGCTTTTTCTTATATGCAGCCTAAACCTATCCCAGAATATGTGGTAGGCCAGGAAAAAGCAATCGCTTCTCCGGTTGTTAAAGAAGTTTACGGACCCAATCCGGAAAGCTTAATGATGGGATTCAGGTTTCCAGGAGCTACTACTAAAGATGCGAGAATGCTGAATTTAGTAGGAAATATGCTTACAAACGGACAGGCGGGATTAATTGACTTAGATCTTGTAAAAAAACAAAAATTACTCGGTGCTTACGCTTTCCCATATGTCTTAAAAGATTATTCAGTCCTTTTATTACAAGGGAAACCAACAGAAGGACAGTCTTTAGATGAAGTAAAAAATCTTCTTCTTCAGGAAATTGATAAATTAAGAAAAGGAGAATTCTCCGATGATCTTATCCAATCTATCGTTAATAACGAAAAGAAAAATATCATTCAGAAAGATGAAAAATATTCATCGAGAGCAAGTATCTTAATGGATGAATTTACTTCTGATATCGACCACAAAGCGGCATTAGAATATGTAGAGGAAATTTCTAAGCTTACTAAAAAAGACATTATGGATTTCGCTTCCAAATATCTTCAGGCTAATAATTACGTAGCGGTTTACAAGAGAAAAGGAGAAGATAAAAGCATTGTAAAAGTTGACAAACCTACGATCACTCCTGTTTCAGTAAACAGAGAAGACCAGTCTCCTTTCTTAAAGAAGATCGACGAAATGCCAGAAAATGCAATTGCCCCGGTTTGGTTAAACTTTGATAAGGATATTGCTAAAAATAAATTAGGAGGTGTAGATGTACTTTCTGTAAAGAATACAGACAACGAATTATTCAGACTGTATTATTATTTCGATTCAGGAAAATGGAATAACAAGATGCTTCCTTTAGCTGCGGAATACCTTCAGTATTTAGGAACAAAAGACAAGTCTTCTGAAGCCATCAGCAAAGAATTTTACAAACTTGCATCAAGCTTCAATGTAAGTGCCGGAAATGAAGAAACCTATGTTTCACTGGAAGGTTTGAATGAAAACTTTGACAAAACAGCTTCTCTATTTGAAGATCTTATCAAAAACTGCCAGGCAGACCAGACCGCTCTAGACGCTTATAAAATAAGATTGAAGAAAGCAAGAGCCAATGCAAAGCAGAACAAAGGAACCATTATGTCCGGTCTTAGAAGCTATGCACAATATGGCGCTCAAAACCCATTCAATAATGTTTTAACGGATGCTGAACTTGATGCTTTAAAAGCAGAAGATCTGATCAAGGTGCTTCATGATCTGTTTAACTACAAACATAAAGTATTGTATTACGGACCAAAATCCGGAAATGAAGTTACCTCTACTTTAACACCGATTCATAAACTTGCAGCTTCGTTAAAAGAAATGCCTAAATCCAAAACTTTCGCACAGATTCCAACGGATAAAAACAAAGTCTTATTTGCGCATTATGATATGGTACAGGCAGAAGTTTTCTGGGTAAGAAATTCAGATCAGTACAACGCTTCCATTACTCCTACTTCCAGCTTATTTAATAATTATTTCGGCGGTGGAATGGGATCTATTGTATTCCAGACTATCAGAGAATCTAAAGCCTTAGCTTATTCTACTTATGCTTACTTCTCTCTTCCGAGCAAAAAAGAAGCTAAAGACATGGTCATGGCTTATGTAGGAACACAGGCTGATAAATTCAATGAGTCTACTACGGCAATGAATGAACTTCTAACGGCCCTTCCAAAATCTGACCAGCTGTTTGAAACAGCAAAAAGCGGATTGAAAAAGACAATTGCTTCTGAAAGAATTACGCAGGACGGCATTATTTTCACCTATTTAAGAGCTCAAAAGCTTGGTAATAATTCTGATATCAGAAAGAACGTGTATGAGCAGGCACCAAAATTAGCCTTCACAGACATTAACAGCTTCCATGATAAAGAAATGAAAGATAAAAACTACACCTATTGTGTAGTAGCTTCTCAGGATAAAGTAAATGAAGCCGACATGAAGAAATTAGGAGAGGTACAAAAACTCAACTTAACTGAAATATTCGGTTACTAA